In Pseudomonadales bacterium, a single window of DNA contains:
- a CDS encoding succinylglutamate desuccinylase/aspartoacylase family protein, whose product MSGTAYPIRYWEAPRSDEIGSTVEQFLEQLEGPTWIYFPGQDNSRCRVVTTLLHGNEPSGLYAMHQWILSNETPVTDLYCFIGSVSAAKHPPGYFHHRMIPGKRDLNRCFRPPYNDEEGVVAADLLHRITSVQPEAVIDIHNTSGAGPSFAICTELNPKHFAISSLFTHRLIITDLKLGALMDYDDGTFSVTTIECGGAHDPQAHALAYQGFKRFAITPSLFSEALDQTISEYPGLDLYQHPIRVELIQGAALAFANTVTEGADLTLHQDVERYNFGLVTKGTNLGWLGAGGLSALVARDTQGYDHVSHYFTMVDNCLVTTQDLKLFMITKNIPIALSDCLFYLVPI is encoded by the coding sequence ATGAGCGGCACCGCCTATCCCATTCGCTACTGGGAAGCCCCTCGCAGTGATGAGATCGGTTCAACTGTCGAACAATTTCTGGAGCAACTGGAAGGCCCAACCTGGATCTATTTTCCCGGACAAGATAATAGCCGCTGCCGCGTCGTCACCACCCTGCTACATGGTAACGAGCCCTCAGGCCTGTACGCAATGCACCAATGGATACTAAGTAACGAAACACCCGTCACCGACCTCTATTGTTTTATCGGCTCAGTGAGCGCAGCCAAGCATCCTCCCGGGTACTTCCATCACCGAATGATTCCAGGTAAACGCGACCTCAACCGCTGTTTTAGACCACCCTATAATGATGAGGAAGGAGTAGTCGCCGCCGACCTGCTGCATCGCATCACCAGTGTGCAACCGGAGGCCGTGATCGATATTCACAACACCTCCGGTGCAGGCCCATCCTTCGCCATTTGCACGGAGCTCAACCCGAAACACTTTGCCATTAGCTCGTTATTCACTCACCGCCTGATTATTACCGATTTAAAACTGGGTGCGCTCATGGACTACGACGACGGAACTTTCTCCGTAACCACCATTGAATGCGGCGGCGCGCATGATCCACAGGCCCATGCCTTGGCCTACCAAGGTTTTAAACGTTTCGCCATAACCCCGTCGTTATTCTCGGAGGCGCTGGATCAGACCATTTCCGAATATCCCGGGCTCGACCTTTACCAGCACCCAATTCGAGTCGAGCTCATCCAAGGAGCCGCATTGGCCTTTGCCAACACCGTCACAGAAGGCGCGGATTTAACTCTACACCAGGATGTCGAACGCTATAACTTCGGCTTGGTGACCAAGGGCACTAACTTAGGCTGGCTAGGCGCTGGCGGGTTATCGGCACTGGTAGCGCGAGATACCCAAGGCTATGATCATGTCAGCCACTACTTTACCATGGTGGATAATTGTCTGGTCACAACGCAGGATTTAAAGCTTTTTATGATCACCAAAAATATCCCCATCGCGCTGTCGGATTGTCTGTTTTATCTGGTCCCAATTTAG
- a CDS encoding histidinol-phosphate transaminase, whose translation MSRYWSSIVSKLEPYVPGEQPKVSNLIKLNTNENPYGPAPSVLAALLGETTDALRLYPDPNSDALKCAIADNFNIQTEQVFVGNGSDEVLAHVFQALLKHELPILFPDITYSFYPVYCGLYQVEYATVPLTDSYMINLQDYVQANGGIIFPNPNAPTGCGLPLTAITALLENNTESVVVVDEAYIDFGGESAVSLINQFPNLLVIQTLSKSRSLAGLRVGFAMGDTMLIEALERVKNSFNSYPLDRLAIAGSVAAIQDKAYFDATRNKIIATRDKLAKNLTGLGFEVLPSQANFLFVRHADRDAARLSQALRQESIIVRHFSHQRINQFLRITIGTENECERLVEVLEQVLG comes from the coding sequence ATGAGTCGTTATTGGAGTTCGATTGTCAGCAAGCTAGAGCCTTATGTGCCCGGTGAGCAGCCCAAGGTGTCGAATTTAATCAAATTAAATACTAACGAAAATCCCTATGGGCCGGCGCCTAGTGTGTTGGCCGCTTTGTTAGGAGAAACTACAGACGCCCTGCGTCTTTATCCCGACCCTAACTCAGACGCTCTGAAGTGTGCCATTGCCGATAATTTCAATATACAAACCGAACAGGTATTTGTCGGTAACGGCTCCGACGAGGTTTTAGCGCATGTGTTTCAGGCGCTACTTAAGCACGAACTACCAATTTTATTTCCGGATATTACCTATAGCTTTTATCCGGTTTATTGTGGTCTGTACCAGGTTGAATACGCGACGGTGCCGCTCACCGATTCCTATATGATTAATCTGCAAGACTACGTGCAAGCAAATGGTGGCATTATTTTTCCAAACCCGAATGCTCCGACCGGGTGTGGCTTGCCATTGACGGCAATTACTGCACTATTGGAAAACAATACCGAGTCAGTGGTGGTGGTTGATGAGGCCTATATCGATTTCGGCGGAGAATCTGCCGTCAGCCTGATCAATCAATTTCCCAATTTGCTGGTGATTCAAACCCTGTCGAAATCACGCTCACTGGCGGGGTTGCGAGTTGGCTTTGCTATGGGTGACACAATGCTGATTGAAGCGCTGGAACGGGTAAAAAATAGCTTTAACTCCTACCCGCTGGATAGGCTAGCAATTGCAGGCTCAGTGGCGGCAATCCAGGATAAAGCCTACTTTGACGCCACCCGCAATAAAATAATAGCGACCCGCGACAAGCTGGCGAAAAATTTAACTGGCCTGGGTTTTGAGGTTTTACCCTCCCAAGCGAATTTTCTGTTTGTTCGTCATGCAGATCGAGACGCGGCAAGATTAAGTCAGGCCTTAAGGCAGGAATCTATCATTGTACGTCACTTCTCGCACCAGAGAATTAACCAGTTTCTGCGAATTACTATCGGCACGGAGAATGAGTGTGAACGGTTGGTGGAAGTGTTGGAGCAAGTACTTGGCTAA
- the bioA gene encoding adenosylmethionine--8-amino-7-oxononanoate transaminase produces the protein MDNVTINHLLQLDQKHTWHPYASMMQSPPIYLVESAQGVRLKLADGRELIDGMSSWWSVIHGYNHPQLNQAIREQLDKTAHVMFGGLSHEPAIRLAEKLVELTPAVLQQVFFSDSGSVAVEVALKMAIQYWHAQGQPQKNKMLTIRSGYHGDTFAAMSVCDPVTGMHELFTDVLTPQFFADAPQCRFDETWNEGDIQSMQQLLQSHHGEIAAVIMEPIVQGAGGMRFYSPHYLRRTRELCDEYDVLLILDEIATNFGRTGKLFACEHAAVTPDIMCLGKALTGGYMTLAATLTTDRVSQGICNAKPGVFMHGPTFMANPLACSAALASINLLLASPWQEQVQHIEDQLKQLLAPTLAYDHVADVRVLGGIGVIETQRPVKMQEITAAFVNAGIWVRPFGKLVYLMPPFVIEDADLTLLANGLVKVLADESLLMN, from the coding sequence ATGGATAACGTTACCATCAATCATTTACTTCAGCTCGACCAGAAACATACTTGGCATCCCTATGCGTCAATGATGCAGTCGCCGCCGATTTATCTGGTGGAGTCGGCGCAGGGGGTAAGGCTGAAGCTAGCAGATGGCCGAGAACTCATTGACGGCATGTCTTCCTGGTGGTCGGTGATTCACGGCTACAATCACCCACAACTTAACCAAGCAATTCGTGAGCAACTGGATAAGACAGCTCATGTCATGTTCGGCGGTCTCAGCCACGAACCGGCCATACGCTTGGCGGAAAAGCTCGTCGAATTAACCCCTGCAGTACTACAGCAAGTATTTTTCAGCGATTCGGGTTCGGTCGCCGTCGAGGTAGCACTGAAAATGGCAATTCAATATTGGCATGCTCAGGGGCAACCTCAGAAAAACAAAATGTTAACTATTCGCTCCGGTTATCATGGTGATACATTCGCCGCCATGTCCGTCTGTGATCCAGTCACCGGCATGCACGAATTATTTACGGATGTTCTCACACCACAATTTTTTGCTGACGCGCCCCAATGTCGCTTCGATGAAACTTGGAATGAGGGCGATATTCAGTCTATGCAACAATTATTACAATCACATCATGGCGAAATTGCCGCCGTTATTATGGAACCCATCGTACAGGGTGCTGGCGGAATGCGGTTTTATTCACCGCATTACTTAAGACGTACGCGCGAACTCTGCGACGAATATGATGTGCTTTTAATTCTGGATGAAATTGCCACTAACTTTGGTCGTACCGGCAAGCTATTTGCCTGCGAACATGCCGCAGTGACACCCGATATTATGTGTCTGGGCAAGGCGCTCACGGGTGGCTATATGACCTTAGCCGCCACCCTGACCACCGACCGCGTGAGCCAGGGCATCTGTAACGCAAAACCCGGCGTTTTTATGCATGGCCCAACTTTTATGGCTAATCCCCTCGCCTGTAGCGCCGCCCTCGCCAGTATCAATTTGTTGCTTGCCAGCCCTTGGCAGGAGCAGGTGCAACATATTGAAGACCAACTCAAACAGTTGTTGGCACCCACGCTAGCTTACGATCATGTCGCAGATGTGCGTGTGCTCGGCGGTATTGGCGTAATCGAAACCCAGCGCCCAGTTAAAATGCAGGAAATTACTGCTGCCTTTGTTAATGCAGGGATTTGGGTTCGACCATTCGGCAAACTGGTCTATCTGATGCCGCCATTTGTTATTGAAGATGCCGATTTGACGTTGCTGGCTAATGGCTTGGTTAAAGTGCTGGCGGATGAATCACTGCTGATGAATTAG
- a CDS encoding sensor histidine kinase has product MRFSKQLPLSAAKENLRRLIAIRALALLVLMAGVYYAHSYLGASLHYHLLVLIISLMLLVAVVSVFRLRLPWPVTDVEYFIQLALDVFALTLLLYFAGGSTNPFISYYLVLLTISAATLPWLYTWLIAASTIAAYSFLVFFYQPLTAATNAMVMDHTLQRESFFSLHILGMWITFVASALLITYFVVKMAQAIREQDDVLVRSRESALHDEQLLAVATLAAGAAHELNTPLSTMAVVIDDLLHEQANNAELLEDLKILESQVQACTRSLQNMLEKSAASTSETGEKVVLVDYIQSILERWQLMRPDVCSQFRLESSGASPHLRVDETMNQAIINLLNNAGDASPEHVDIELSWDEQNMLLTIRDYGAGIPLALADKMGKPFVTTKRKGLGLGLFLSHATVARFNGQVALYNHEEGGTLAELSMPLELWSKFE; this is encoded by the coding sequence ATGCGTTTTTCAAAACAACTACCACTCTCCGCCGCCAAGGAAAATTTACGTCGTCTGATAGCCATTCGAGCACTTGCGTTGCTGGTTTTGATGGCTGGGGTTTACTACGCTCATAGTTATCTGGGTGCGTCGTTACACTATCACCTGCTTGTGCTGATCATCAGTCTTATGCTGTTGGTGGCAGTGGTTAGCGTATTTCGACTCCGGTTACCCTGGCCGGTTACTGATGTAGAGTATTTTATTCAGCTAGCACTGGATGTGTTTGCCTTAACTTTATTGCTTTATTTCGCTGGGGGGTCGACGAACCCTTTTATTTCCTATTATCTGGTCTTGCTTACCATTTCTGCGGCGACATTACCTTGGCTTTATACTTGGTTGATCGCCGCCTCAACCATCGCTGCTTATAGCTTTCTGGTATTTTTTTATCAACCACTTACCGCTGCCACAAATGCGATGGTGATGGACCATACCCTGCAACGAGAAAGTTTTTTTAGTCTGCATATCTTAGGCATGTGGATTACTTTTGTCGCCAGCGCGCTCTTAATCACTTATTTTGTAGTGAAAATGGCACAGGCCATCCGCGAGCAGGATGATGTGCTGGTACGAAGCCGGGAATCAGCCTTACATGATGAACAGTTGCTGGCAGTGGCGACCCTGGCGGCAGGTGCGGCGCATGAGTTGAATACGCCACTGTCCACGATGGCGGTCGTTATCGACGACCTGCTACACGAGCAGGCAAATAATGCGGAGTTGCTGGAGGATTTGAAGATATTGGAGAGTCAGGTACAAGCCTGTACGCGGTCGTTGCAAAATATGCTGGAAAAATCCGCCGCCAGCACAAGCGAAACCGGTGAAAAGGTTGTGCTGGTGGACTATATCCAATCCATATTGGAGCGCTGGCAGTTGATGCGTCCGGATGTTTGCAGTCAGTTCCGTCTGGAGTCAAGCGGAGCCAGTCCTCATCTGCGTGTCGATGAGACAATGAATCAAGCCATTATCAACCTGCTCAACAACGCCGGTGACGCCAGCCCTGAGCATGTGGATATCGAGCTGTCCTGGGATGAGCAGAACATGCTCTTAACCATTCGCGATTACGGTGCCGGTATCCCTTTAGCGTTAGCAGATAAAATGGGTAAGCCTTTCGTGACTACCAAGCGCAAGGGCCTAGGTTTGGGGCTATTTTTATCCCATGCAACGGTAGCACGCTTTAATGGCCAGGTTGCGCTTTATAATCACGAGGAAGGTGGTACCTTGGCCGAACTCAGTATGCCGCTGGAACTTTGGAGTAAGTTTGAATAA
- a CDS encoding phosphoadenosine phosphosulfate reductase family protein, with protein MDNTLADLDLDKINTELAGKSAQEIIRWAIDLNRRTITTTTFGDHSAVLLHMVSRIQYNMKVLWIDTGYNSSATYRFANKMINELDLNIDVFTPLITTARLNVMMGGIPDVGDPLHEEFTEQVKLEPFKRATDTLKPEVWITGIRKDQTEFRQSLNIVTRSKEGFIKVAPLLNWSEAEMNEYLTKHDLPNEPDYFDPTKAQETRECGLHTRF; from the coding sequence TTGGACAATACGTTAGCAGACCTGGACCTAGACAAAATCAATACCGAACTTGCGGGTAAATCTGCGCAGGAAATTATTCGCTGGGCGATTGATTTAAACAGACGCACCATTACCACCACCACCTTTGGCGACCACTCGGCCGTGCTGCTACACATGGTTTCGCGCATTCAGTACAACATGAAGGTGCTCTGGATAGATACTGGCTACAACAGTTCTGCCACCTATCGCTTCGCCAACAAAATGATCAATGAGTTAGACCTTAACATTGATGTCTTCACTCCGCTTATTACTACCGCACGGCTTAATGTCATGATGGGCGGTATCCCCGACGTTGGTGACCCACTACACGAAGAATTCACCGAACAGGTAAAGCTGGAACCCTTTAAACGTGCTACGGACACGCTTAAACCAGAAGTTTGGATCACCGGTATTCGCAAGGATCAAACGGAGTTTCGCCAATCGCTAAACATCGTCACTCGCAGCAAAGAGGGCTTTATCAAGGTAGCGCCTTTATTAAACTGGTCGGAAGCGGAAATGAATGAGTATTTGACGAAGCACGACTTGCCCAACGAACCCGACTATTTTGACCCGACCAAAGCGCAAGAAACACGCGAGTGTGGGTTACATACCCGGTTTTAA
- a CDS encoding GlsB/YeaQ/YmgE family stress response membrane protein, translating to MGLFSWIIFGLIAGILAKWIMPGKDAGGFIVTSIIGVAGAFTGGFIGSFFGFGGVDGFNLASFATAVLGAILLLVIYRAIKS from the coding sequence ATGGGACTGTTCAGTTGGATTATTTTTGGTTTAATCGCCGGTATTCTAGCGAAGTGGATTATGCCAGGCAAAGATGCCGGTGGCTTTATCGTCACTAGTATCATCGGTGTGGCGGGCGCTTTTACCGGTGGATTTATTGGTTCCTTTTTCGGCTTCGGCGGTGTCGACGGCTTTAATCTTGCCAGCTTTGCCACAGCCGTTTTAGGGGCAATTTTATTACTCGTTATCTATCGCGCCATCAAATCTTGA
- a CDS encoding response regulator, with product MARLRFIITRKVVPWPNSVCRWNFGVSLNNRVLVIDDDPVFTQVLARSLRKRGLEVEQSHNSRQALQLVRDFQPDRVTLDLKMINESGLQLLPELLKLNPALNIVVLTGYSSIATAVQAMKLGASNYLCKPANAEDILAAFSAQAAADIDVADNPVSVNRLEWEHIQKVLAENDGNVSATARALGMHRRTLQRKLSKRPVQR from the coding sequence ATGGCCAGGTTGCGCTTTATAATCACGAGGAAGGTGGTACCTTGGCCGAACTCAGTATGCCGCTGGAACTTTGGAGTAAGTTTGAATAACCGAGTATTAGTGATTGATGATGACCCAGTGTTTACCCAGGTGCTTGCGCGTTCGTTGCGCAAGCGCGGCCTGGAAGTCGAGCAGTCGCATAACTCGCGGCAGGCTTTGCAGTTGGTCAGAGATTTTCAACCTGATCGAGTCACGCTGGACTTAAAGATGATCAATGAGTCGGGCTTACAGCTATTGCCGGAGCTGTTGAAACTCAATCCAGCGCTTAATATTGTCGTGCTGACTGGCTATTCCAGCATTGCCACCGCTGTACAGGCAATGAAGTTAGGCGCATCGAACTATCTGTGTAAACCAGCGAATGCTGAGGATATTTTGGCAGCGTTCAGCGCACAGGCAGCCGCGGATATCGATGTCGCCGACAATCCGGTTTCAGTCAATCGTTTGGAGTGGGAGCATATTCAAAAAGTGCTCGCTGAGAACGATGGCAATGTGTCCGCGACAGCGAGGGCGCTTGGTATGCACCGGCGGACATTACAGCGCAAACTGTCAAAGCGGCCAGTGCAGCGTTAG